From the genome of Paucidesulfovibrio longus DSM 6739, one region includes:
- a CDS encoding hybrid sensor histidine kinase/response regulator gives MSRILSALFASALFALALSFPARAEQPPSGLLIRVGVYDNRPIIFRDEDGEAAGFFVDILEQVARERGWRIQYVFDRWTNVFDAVRAGSIDLLPAVAYDEARSKFLAFSEQTLLTNWGQIYVRRDDPLQSLLDLRGRIIGVQRRDTHGAALLKALDKFGIEYAVVEYDTYRQLFEALDSGVAEAVAVNRIFGTQNSGQYDVRATPVVFNPIEIRFAAPLGDPRRLLPALDARVTAMMRERDSVYHRSQARWFGGVAPDMVPRWLLPGLSLVGAVLMLLAGMNMIMRRRVAERTAELVEARDAAHAASEAKSRFLANMSHEVRTPLNGLLGMLQILRDTGLDREQEEYVQTALHSGRNLLTVINDVLDLSKIEAGAMDVVEEPYSLSELVGGVCGLFVEEARRKGIGLSWETDAKNGDWLAGDPGRLRQMLFNIIGNAVKFTRSGGVHVLARVAAGQDAASERLRIVVRDTGIGIDPGLVESCFEPFCQLDASSTRAYGGAGLGLSIVRRLTDLMGGEVEISSEPDRGTEFRVILPTRSVGEHERPDRDAEQRARAAQTRAEPKGLRILIGEDNRVNRLAMRRFLEKLGHSPIEAGNGREVLDLLALERVDCVLMDVQMPIMDGLEATRRIRAGEVGAANRALPVVAVTAHAMKGDREQFLAGGMDAYLAKPVDREDLRRVLGELFGVPA, from the coding sequence TTGTCACGCATTTTGTCCGCGCTTTTCGCGTCGGCGCTTTTCGCGCTGGCCCTGTCTTTTCCCGCGCGCGCGGAGCAGCCGCCTTCCGGGCTGCTCATCCGCGTCGGCGTCTATGACAATCGCCCGATCATCTTCCGGGACGAGGACGGCGAGGCCGCCGGGTTTTTCGTGGACATCCTGGAGCAGGTCGCCCGCGAGCGAGGCTGGCGCATCCAATATGTCTTCGACCGCTGGACCAATGTGTTCGACGCGGTGCGCGCGGGGAGCATCGACCTGCTTCCCGCCGTGGCCTATGACGAAGCCCGCTCGAAATTCCTCGCCTTTTCCGAGCAGACGCTGCTGACGAACTGGGGGCAGATCTATGTCCGCCGGGACGATCCGCTCCAATCCCTGCTTGATCTTCGGGGCCGGATCATCGGCGTGCAGCGACGCGACACCCACGGCGCGGCCCTGCTCAAGGCGCTCGACAAGTTCGGCATCGAATACGCCGTGGTGGAGTACGACACCTATCGTCAGCTTTTCGAAGCCCTGGATAGCGGCGTTGCCGAGGCCGTGGCCGTGAACCGCATCTTCGGCACCCAGAATTCCGGCCAGTACGACGTGCGGGCCACGCCCGTGGTCTTCAATCCCATCGAGATACGCTTCGCCGCTCCCCTGGGCGATCCCCGGCGCCTGCTCCCGGCCCTGGACGCACGCGTGACGGCCATGATGCGCGAGCGGGATTCCGTGTACCACCGCTCCCAGGCCCGCTGGTTCGGCGGCGTCGCCCCGGACATGGTGCCGCGCTGGCTGCTGCCCGGCCTCAGCCTCGTGGGCGCGGTGCTGATGCTGCTCGCGGGCATGAACATGATCATGCGCCGCCGGGTGGCGGAGCGCACCGCCGAGCTGGTGGAGGCGCGCGACGCGGCCCATGCCGCCTCCGAAGCCAAGAGCCGCTTTCTGGCCAACATGAGCCACGAGGTGCGCACCCCGCTGAACGGCCTGCTCGGCATGCTCCAAATCCTGCGGGACACGGGCCTGGACCGCGAGCAGGAGGAATACGTCCAGACCGCGTTGCACTCCGGGCGCAACCTGCTGACCGTGATCAACGACGTGCTCGACCTCTCCAAGATCGAGGCGGGCGCCATGGACGTGGTCGAGGAGCCGTATTCACTGTCGGAGCTGGTGGGCGGGGTCTGCGGGCTGTTCGTGGAAGAGGCCCGGCGCAAGGGCATCGGCCTGAGCTGGGAAACGGATGCAAAGAACGGGGACTGGCTGGCGGGCGATCCCGGCAGGCTGCGCCAGATGCTCTTCAACATCATCGGCAACGCCGTGAAGTTCACGCGCAGCGGCGGGGTTCATGTCCTGGCGAGGGTCGCGGCCGGTCAGGACGCCGCTTCCGAGCGCCTGCGCATCGTGGTCCGCGACACGGGCATCGGCATCGATCCCGGGCTGGTGGAAAGCTGCTTCGAGCCGTTTTGCCAGCTCGACGCCTCCAGCACGCGGGCCTACGGCGGCGCGGGCCTGGGCCTGTCCATCGTGCGGCGGCTCACGGACCTCATGGGCGGCGAGGTCGAAATCTCCTCCGAGCCGGACCGGGGCACGGAATTCCGGGTCATCCTGCCCACGCGCAGCGTCGGGGAGCACGAGCGTCCGGACAGGGACGCGGAGCAGCGCGCAAGGGCCGCGCAGACCAGGGCCGAGCCCAAGGGCCTGCGCATTCTCATCGGCGAGGACAACCGGGTCAACCGGCTGGCCATGCGGCGTTTTCTGGAAAAGCTGGGCCACAGTCCCATCGAGGCGGGCAACGGCAGGGAAGTGCTCGACCTGCTCGCCCTGGAGCGGGTGGACTGCGTGCTCATGGACGTGCAGATGCCGATCATGGACGGGCTGGAAGCCACCCGGCGCATCCGCGCGGGCGAGGTGGGCGCGGCCAACCGCGCGCTGCCCGTCGTCGCGGTCACGGCCCACGCCATGAAGGGCGACCGGGAGCAATTTCTGGCGGGCGGCATGGACGCGTATCTGGCCAAGCCCGTGGACCGCGAGGATTTGCGGCGGGTTCTGGGCGAACTTTTCGGCGTGCCCGCCTGA
- a CDS encoding glycosyltransferase family 2 protein — MTSPALVSMIVPTYNQARYLGPCLDSIWFQDYPNLEIVVVNDCSTDETAAVLDEFARQVEGQQVSYASYYNEATDEIERTWHDRYPKAGRTLKILHNERNIGSTPTYNRGFQAATGEYCTYIASDDICHPQMVSTLAAPLDRDEADFVYSDTFIFDDAGRILREFKFPDYDFKTSFADWYLCGVSKLYRRSLHERFGWYDNDYLANDHEFYLRIALGGARFKHIAKTLYSIRTHENREVNVHSSSNWGKLLNESKRLCLKARAAMQEA; from the coding sequence ATGACCTCTCCCGCCCTTGTTTCCATGATCGTGCCCACCTACAACCAGGCCCGATATCTCGGCCCCTGCCTCGACTCGATCTGGTTCCAGGACTACCCCAACCTGGAGATCGTCGTGGTCAACGACTGCTCCACGGACGAAACCGCCGCCGTGCTGGACGAATTCGCCCGGCAGGTGGAAGGCCAGCAGGTTTCCTACGCCTCCTATTATAATGAAGCCACGGACGAGATCGAGCGCACCTGGCACGACCGCTACCCCAAGGCCGGACGCACGCTGAAGATCCTGCACAACGAAAGGAACATCGGCTCCACCCCGACCTACAACCGGGGCTTTCAGGCCGCCACGGGCGAATACTGCACCTACATCGCCTCGGACGACATCTGCCACCCGCAGATGGTCTCCACCCTGGCCGCGCCCCTGGACCGCGACGAGGCCGACTTCGTCTACTCGGACACCTTCATCTTCGACGACGCCGGGCGCATCCTGCGGGAGTTCAAATTCCCGGACTACGATTTCAAGACCAGCTTCGCGGACTGGTACCTCTGCGGCGTGTCCAAGCTCTACCGGCGCAGCCTGCACGAGCGCTTCGGCTGGTACGACAACGACTACCTGGCCAACGACCACGAATTCTACCTGCGCATCGCCCTGGGCGGCGCGCGCTTCAAGCACATCGCCAAGACCCTCTACTCCATCCGGACCCACGAGAACCGCGAGGTCAACGTGCACAGCTCCTCCAACTGGGGCAAGCTGCTCAACGAATCCAAGCGCCTGTGCCTCAAGGCCCGGGCCGCCATGCAGGAGGCCTAG
- a CDS encoding 3D domain-containing protein, with protein sequence MHIVVKYAFVPLLVLGLLFQAVRIEAKNQRIDNLERDLRLAEYKVESGQRTLAVTQALQKQLLESKRVKSVTITAYNPSEDQCDEDPLVAASMRKVRTGTIAVSRDLFDQGWVFGRKVRIEGLGIFEINDLMNKRFSRSIDVFMWDENQATAFGRRKARAALLDI encoded by the coding sequence ATGCATATCGTAGTGAAATACGCCTTTGTTCCGCTTCTGGTTCTGGGCCTGCTCTTTCAGGCAGTGCGCATCGAAGCCAAGAATCAGCGGATCGACAATCTTGAGCGCGACCTGCGCCTCGCCGAATACAAGGTCGAAAGCGGACAGCGCACCCTGGCCGTGACCCAGGCCCTGCAAAAGCAGCTCCTGGAGAGCAAGCGGGTCAAGAGCGTGACCATCACCGCCTACAACCCGAGCGAGGATCAGTGCGACGAGGATCCCCTCGTGGCCGCGAGCATGCGCAAGGTGCGCACCGGGACCATCGCCGTTTCCCGCGATCTCTTCGACCAGGGCTGGGTGTTCGGCAGAAAGGTCCGCATCGAAGGGCTCGGCATCTTCGAGATCAACGACCTGATGAACAAGCGCTTTTCCCGCAGCATCGACGTGTTCATGTGGGACGAGAACCAGGCCACGGCCTTTGGCCGCCGCAAGGCCCGCGCCGCCCTGCTCGACATCTAG
- a CDS encoding HAD family hydrolase — MIPLDIPGFGLLRLEHLVLDFNGTLALDGALLPGVAGALRSLAGSLDLHVVTADTHGGCARALAGLPVRLTVLPPGAEHEAKREAVRALGAEACVAVGNGRNDALMLAEAALGVAVVQGECASAEAVRAADLIAPDILAALGLLLRPARILAGLRR; from the coding sequence ATGATCCCCTTGGACATCCCCGGCTTCGGCCTGCTTCGGCTGGAGCATCTCGTGCTCGACTTCAACGGCACCCTGGCCCTGGACGGCGCGCTGTTGCCCGGCGTGGCCGGAGCGTTGCGCTCCCTGGCCGGGAGCCTGGACCTGCACGTGGTCACCGCGGACACGCACGGCGGCTGCGCCCGCGCCCTGGCCGGGCTGCCCGTGCGGCTGACCGTGCTCCCCCCCGGCGCAGAGCACGAGGCCAAGCGCGAAGCGGTCCGCGCCCTGGGCGCGGAAGCCTGCGTTGCCGTGGGCAACGGCCGCAACGACGCGCTGATGCTGGCCGAGGCCGCCCTGGGCGTGGCCGTGGTCCAGGGCGAATGCGCCTCGGCCGAGGCGGTGCGGGCCGCGGACCTGATCGCCCCGGACATCCTCGCGGCCCTGGGCCTGCTGCTTCGGCCCGCGCGCATCCTGGCGGGCCTGCGGCGATAG
- a CDS encoding LysE family transporter: protein MLEFLGVTLFILLAAMAPGADFAMVMRNSMLYSRRSACLTALGVGASMLVHTSYSLLGLAVLISQSVALFTAVKYAGAAYLCWLGWQSLRSGGGAACSASVDSRPDISPWRAFRQGFFCNLLNPKAPLFFIAFYSVVVPAAAPLGVRALYGLECAFVVGGWFVLLAVLATHAPVKQGLGRAQRWISRALGGAMLYFGIRLALAQR from the coding sequence ATGCTGGAGTTTCTGGGCGTGACGCTCTTCATTCTGCTGGCTGCCATGGCTCCGGGCGCGGACTTCGCCATGGTCATGCGCAATTCCATGCTCTACTCGCGGCGCAGCGCCTGTCTCACGGCCCTGGGCGTGGGCGCGAGCATGCTCGTGCACACCTCCTACAGCCTGCTCGGCCTGGCCGTGCTCATCTCCCAGTCCGTGGCGCTCTTCACCGCGGTCAAGTATGCGGGCGCGGCCTACCTCTGCTGGCTGGGCTGGCAGAGCCTGCGCAGCGGGGGCGGGGCCGCGTGTTCGGCAAGCGTCGATTCCAGGCCGGACATCAGCCCCTGGCGCGCCTTCCGGCAGGGCTTCTTCTGCAACCTGCTCAATCCCAAGGCGCCGCTTTTCTTCATCGCCTTCTATTCCGTGGTCGTGCCCGCGGCCGCGCCCCTGGGCGTGCGCGCGCTCTACGGCCTGGAATGCGCCTTCGTGGTCGGGGGCTGGTTCGTACTTCTGGCCGTGCTGGCCACCCACGCCCCGGTCAAGCAGGGCCTGGGCCGCGCCCAGCGCTGGATTTCCCGCGCCCTGGGCGGAGCGATGCTGTATTTCGGCATCCGGCTGGCCCTGGCCCAGCGCTAG
- a CDS encoding NAD-dependent epimerase/dehydratase family protein, producing the protein MSVCIVTGSGGLIGAQSARFFAEKGLDVVGIDNDMRRYFFGEQASTKWQVRQLAENLPRYEHHAADIRDADAVDKVFAAYGKDVRIIIHAAAQPSHDWAAREPFTDFDINARGTLVMLEAARKHCPEAVFVFTSTNKVYGDTPNRLPLVELETRWELDPAHPWHARGIDESMSIDASTHSVFGASKVAADIMVQEYGRYFGMNTVVFRGGCLTGSGHSGAELHGFLAYLVKCGLTGAPYTVFGYKGKQVRDNIHSSDLVNMFWEFMQAPRPGEVYNAGGGRHSNCSMLEAIALCEEISGRPFRWSYAEDNRVGDHVWWISDVSKFKAHYPHWEYTMNVRDIVEEIAENLGHRLR; encoded by the coding sequence GTGTCCGTATGCATCGTCACCGGCTCCGGCGGGCTCATCGGCGCGCAGAGCGCCCGGTTCTTCGCGGAAAAGGGCCTGGACGTGGTCGGCATCGACAACGACATGCGCCGCTATTTCTTCGGCGAGCAGGCCTCGACCAAGTGGCAGGTCCGGCAGCTGGCCGAAAATCTGCCCCGCTACGAGCACCACGCCGCGGACATCCGCGACGCGGACGCCGTGGACAAGGTCTTCGCGGCCTACGGCAAGGACGTGCGCATCATCATCCACGCCGCGGCGCAGCCCTCCCACGACTGGGCCGCGCGCGAGCCCTTCACGGACTTCGACATCAATGCGCGCGGCACCCTGGTCATGCTGGAGGCCGCGCGCAAGCACTGCCCGGAGGCGGTCTTCGTCTTCACCTCCACGAACAAGGTCTACGGCGACACGCCCAACCGCCTGCCCCTGGTGGAGCTGGAAACCCGCTGGGAGCTGGACCCGGCCCACCCCTGGCACGCGCGCGGCATCGACGAGAGCATGAGCATCGACGCCAGCACCCACAGCGTGTTCGGCGCGTCCAAGGTGGCCGCGGACATCATGGTCCAGGAGTACGGGCGCTATTTCGGCATGAACACCGTGGTCTTCCGGGGCGGCTGCCTGACCGGCTCCGGCCACAGCGGGGCCGAACTGCACGGCTTCCTGGCCTATCTGGTCAAGTGCGGGCTCACGGGCGCGCCGTACACGGTCTTCGGCTACAAGGGCAAGCAGGTCCGCGACAACATCCACAGCTCGGATCTGGTGAACATGTTCTGGGAGTTCATGCAGGCGCCCCGGCCCGGCGAGGTCTACAACGCGGGCGGCGGCCGCCATTCCAACTGCTCCATGCTGGAAGCCATCGCCCTCTGCGAGGAGATCTCGGGCCGCCCCTTCCGCTGGAGCTACGCCGAGGACAACCGCGTCGGCGACCACGTCTGGTGGATTTCGGACGTGTCCAAGTTCAAGGCGCACTATCCGCACTGGGAATACACCATGAACGTGCGGGACATCGTGGAGGAGATCGCGGAAAACCTGGGGCACAGGCTGCGCTGA
- a CDS encoding substrate-binding periplasmic protein, producing the protein MRPLSALLLHGCCALLLALALPLAAPSHAWSEGILRVVTEDWPPYNYTRNGEVVGCSTEVVRAVLERAGIQGRFESYAWARAYVLAQTLPDVLIYSIARNAEREPQFHWIGPIGERRLFLYRLAGRDDLRVRSIDDLHQYRIGLVRDDFAEHYFADRGFLDNECFTQASTQEQALRMLLAGRVDLVSGTDPVLASFLRKEGLPLDSVERVWEIPAEAGYYMALKANSDPDLLRRLDNAFQELRDEGRIAEINRACFAPWRVGGQAPDPTAGLPETAPGQP; encoded by the coding sequence ATGCGACCACTCTCCGCCTTGCTTCTTCATGGATGCTGCGCGCTGCTCCTGGCCTTGGCCCTGCCCCTGGCCGCGCCTTCCCATGCCTGGAGCGAGGGGATCCTGCGCGTCGTCACCGAGGATTGGCCTCCCTACAACTATACGCGGAACGGCGAGGTGGTCGGCTGCTCCACCGAAGTGGTCCGGGCCGTGCTGGAGCGCGCGGGAATCCAGGGCCGCTTCGAGTCCTACGCCTGGGCGCGGGCCTATGTCCTGGCCCAGACTCTGCCCGACGTGCTCATCTATTCCATCGCCCGCAACGCCGAGCGCGAGCCGCAGTTTCATTGGATCGGGCCCATCGGCGAACGCAGGCTCTTCCTCTACCGCCTTGCCGGCAGGGACGACCTGCGCGTGCGGAGCATCGACGACCTGCATCAATACCGCATCGGCCTGGTGCGCGACGATTTTGCCGAGCACTACTTCGCGGACCGGGGCTTCCTGGACAACGAATGCTTCACCCAGGCCTCCACCCAGGAGCAGGCCCTGCGGATGCTCCTGGCCGGGCGGGTGGACCTCGTTTCCGGCACGGACCCGGTCCTGGCCAGCTTCCTGCGCAAGGAGGGCCTGCCGCTGGACAGCGTGGAGCGGGTCTGGGAAATTCCGGCGGAGGCGGGCTACTACATGGCCCTGAAGGCCAATTCCGACCCGGACCTGCTGCGCCGCCTGGACAATGCCTTCCAGGAACTGCGCGACGAGGGGCGCATCGCGGAGATCAACCGCGCCTGCTTCGCGCCCTGGCGCGTGGGCGGGCAGGCCCCGGACCCGACTGCCGGACTCCCTGAAACCGCGCCCGGCCAACCTTGA
- a CDS encoding NAD-dependent epimerase/dehydratase family protein, translated as MDIKGKKFLVIGGAGFIGSHLVDQLAQEDVAEIRIYDNFTRGCEENLAPALKDPRVRIFDLGGELLHRDILGEAMKGMDGVFHLAALWLLHCYDFPRSAFEVNIGGTFNVLEAMLQNGVKKLVYSSSASVYGDALTEPMAEDHPYNNDNFYGATKIAGEAMCHALYHRYKNTDKAFDYAGLRYMNVYGPRQDYQGTYIAVIMKILDRLDQGLPPVVYGDGSQAYDFVYVGDCARANICAMKSEATDQCYNVGTGIKTSIKQLAERILKVTGSNLEIEYKPGGLTFVKNRVGCPKKAEAEIGFKYEKELDEGLRLLIEWRNAHKAEVARRRRQAGIAE; from the coding sequence ATGGACATCAAGGGCAAGAAATTTCTCGTCATCGGCGGCGCGGGCTTCATCGGCTCCCACCTCGTGGACCAGCTCGCGCAGGAAGACGTGGCCGAAATCCGCATCTACGACAACTTCACGCGCGGCTGCGAGGAAAACCTCGCCCCGGCCCTGAAGGATCCCCGCGTGCGCATCTTCGACCTCGGCGGCGAGCTGCTGCACCGCGACATCCTCGGCGAGGCCATGAAGGGCATGGACGGCGTGTTCCACCTCGCCGCGCTCTGGCTGCTGCACTGCTACGACTTCCCGCGCTCCGCCTTCGAGGTCAACATCGGCGGCACCTTCAACGTGCTGGAGGCCATGCTCCAGAACGGCGTGAAGAAGCTGGTCTATTCCTCGTCCGCATCGGTCTACGGCGACGCGCTCACCGAGCCCATGGCCGAGGACCACCCGTACAACAACGACAACTTCTACGGGGCCACCAAGATCGCGGGCGAGGCCATGTGCCACGCGCTCTACCACCGCTACAAGAACACGGACAAGGCCTTCGACTACGCGGGCCTGCGCTATATGAACGTCTACGGACCGCGCCAGGACTACCAGGGCACCTACATCGCCGTGATCATGAAGATCCTCGACCGACTGGACCAGGGCCTGCCCCCGGTGGTCTACGGCGACGGCTCCCAGGCCTACGACTTCGTCTACGTGGGCGACTGCGCCCGCGCCAACATCTGCGCCATGAAGTCCGAGGCCACGGACCAGTGCTACAATGTGGGCACCGGCATCAAGACCTCCATCAAGCAGCTGGCCGAACGCATTCTCAAGGTCACGGGCTCGAACCTGGAAATCGAATACAAGCCCGGCGGCCTGACCTTCGTGAAGAACCGCGTGGGCTGCCCGAAAAAGGCCGAGGCCGAGATCGGCTTCAAGTACGAGAAGGAACTGGACGAGGGCCTGCGACTGCTCATCGAGTGGCGCAACGCCCACAAGGCCGAAGTGGCCCGCCGCCGCAGGCAGGCGGGCATCGCGGAATAG
- a CDS encoding N-acetylmuramoyl-L-alanine amidase → MPFFLAAVVLLTLSAFAALLPRPALALGIGQQFNRAYDDFHALTRDAARSKYRSEWEKVERAFTEVYSRDPDGEYAPKALYYDGRVYEEMGAVSFVDADFQKAVDFFHRVVKRFPRHSWSDDCLYRAALIRRDRLGDKAGAYADLSAIVKDYKGSDMYPKARQALDEMDSEAVRAAKAAPAKTAPAKPAAAAPASDFDVEPDSGSVEPVIPASQADGPARLDMIRYRSSDDYTRVVLELNQPVEYVYKFLDPLPEKDKGNRVYLDLRSARIGADVARNVEISDGILRGYRVGQNDKDVTRVVLDLLDFQEHKVFHLNNPFRIIVDVYSPEKHAAPTALSRPPAPTSIGKPPKNAAKQAKGVDPGDLVEVLGLTIKTVMIDAGHGAHDKGAVHNGVYEKDINLLVAKEVGALLEKKGFKVLYTRTDDTFVPLEERTAMANMAKADLFLSLHCNAYKKASIRGFETYSLSLKSSSDEARRVAARENGVQPHQISDLQFILADLVLNSKVEESSDLAEAIQSSAVAHVGEKYGIRNHGHRHAPFYVLMGAKMPAVLVEMGYLSNKNDAANLSSAKYRRRIAEGIVQGLLQYKKNIESFAMN, encoded by the coding sequence GTGCCGTTTTTTCTTGCGGCCGTCGTGCTTCTGACGCTTTCGGCGTTCGCGGCCCTGTTGCCGCGTCCTGCCCTGGCGCTGGGCATCGGCCAGCAGTTCAACCGCGCCTACGACGATTTCCACGCCCTGACCAGGGACGCCGCCCGCAGCAAGTACCGCTCCGAATGGGAAAAGGTCGAGCGGGCCTTCACCGAGGTCTACTCCCGCGACCCGGACGGCGAATACGCTCCCAAGGCCCTCTATTACGACGGCCGGGTCTACGAGGAGATGGGCGCGGTCAGCTTCGTGGACGCCGATTTCCAGAAGGCCGTGGATTTCTTCCACCGCGTGGTCAAGCGCTTTCCCCGGCATTCCTGGAGCGACGACTGCCTCTACCGCGCGGCCCTGATCCGGCGCGACCGCCTCGGCGACAAGGCCGGAGCCTATGCGGACCTGAGCGCCATCGTGAAGGACTACAAGGGTTCGGACATGTATCCCAAGGCCCGGCAGGCCCTGGACGAGATGGACTCCGAGGCCGTGCGGGCGGCCAAGGCCGCTCCGGCCAAGACTGCTCCGGCCAAGCCCGCGGCTGCCGCCCCGGCTTCGGATTTCGACGTCGAGCCGGATTCCGGCTCCGTGGAGCCCGTGATTCCCGCTTCCCAGGCGGACGGCCCGGCCCGCCTGGACATGATCCGCTACCGTTCCAGCGACGACTACACCCGCGTGGTCCTGGAACTGAACCAGCCCGTGGAATACGTCTACAAATTTCTCGACCCCCTGCCGGAAAAGGACAAGGGCAACCGGGTCTACCTCGACCTGCGCAGCGCGCGCATCGGCGCGGACGTGGCCCGCAACGTGGAAATCTCGGACGGCATCCTGCGCGGCTACCGGGTCGGCCAGAACGACAAGGACGTGACCCGCGTGGTGCTCGACCTGCTCGACTTCCAGGAGCACAAGGTCTTCCACCTGAACAATCCCTTCCGGATCATCGTGGACGTGTATTCCCCGGAAAAGCACGCCGCGCCTACGGCCCTCTCCCGTCCGCCCGCGCCCACCTCCATCGGCAAGCCGCCCAAGAACGCGGCCAAGCAGGCCAAGGGCGTGGACCCCGGCGACCTCGTGGAGGTGCTCGGACTGACCATCAAGACCGTGATGATCGACGCGGGCCACGGCGCGCACGACAAGGGCGCCGTGCACAACGGCGTCTACGAGAAGGACATCAACCTGCTCGTGGCCAAGGAAGTGGGCGCGCTGCTGGAGAAGAAAGGCTTCAAGGTGCTCTACACCCGCACGGACGACACCTTCGTGCCCCTGGAGGAGCGCACGGCCATGGCCAACATGGCCAAGGCCGATCTGTTCCTCTCCCTGCACTGCAACGCCTACAAGAAGGCCTCGATCCGGGGATTCGAGACGTACAGCCTGAGCCTGAAGTCCTCCTCGGACGAGGCCCGGCGCGTGGCCGCGCGCGAAAACGGCGTCCAGCCCCACCAGATCAGCGACCTGCAATTCATCCTCGCGGACCTCGTGCTCAACTCCAAGGTCGAGGAAAGCTCGGACCTGGCCGAGGCCATCCAGAGCAGCGCCGTGGCCCACGTGGGCGAGAAGTACGGCATCCGCAACCACGGACATCGGCACGCGCCGTTCTACGTGCTCATGGGCGCGAAAATGCCCGCCGTGCTCGTGGAAATGGGCTACCTGAGCAACAAGAACGACGCCGCGAACCTGAGTTCCGCGAAATATCGCCGCCGCATCGCCGAGGGCATCGTGCAGGGCCTGCTGCAATACAAGAAGAACATTGAAAGTTTCGCCATGAACTAG